GCTCGCGGTCGCCGCCGCGCTGGGCACCACGGAACCGGCCACCCCCGGCTGGCCGTCGCATGACCGGGAGACCCACCCGGACCACCCGAGGACCCCCGAGGAGGGGCAGTGACCGACGAGCTCGCCGTGAGCGGCATCGAGTGCTTCGCGCACCACGGTGTCTTCGACTTCGAGAAGCGCGAGGGACAGGTCTTCGTGGTCGACCTCGTGCTCGGGATGGACACCCGCGCCGCGGCCGCGTCGGACGACCTCGCCGACACCGTCAACTACGGCAGCCTCACCACCGACGTGAAGGCCGCCGTCGAGCGGGATCCGGTCGACCTGATAGAAACCGTCGCTCAACGCATCGCGGACGTGTGCCTGTTGGACAGTCGTGTTGAATGGGCCCGGGTCACGCTGCACAAACCTGATGCGCCCATCGACGCGACGTACTCGGACGTCGCGCTGACGATCACCAGAACGCGAGGTAGCTCATGACTGAGACCCCCAACCCGCACATCGTGGACACCGACTCCCTCACCGGGGAGATGCACCCGATCCGCCGGGTCGTCGTCGCGCTCGGGTCCAACCTGGGGGAGCGGCTCTCCTCGCTGCAGGGCGCGGTCGACGCGCTCGCCGACACCCCCGACTTCTTCGTCACCGGCGTCTCGCCGGTCTACGAGACCGAGCCGGTCGACTCGCCCGAGGACGCCGGCCCGTACCTCAACGCGGTCGTGCTCGCCGACACCACGCTCCCGGCCGCCCGGCTGATGGAGCGGGCCCTGGCCATCGAGGACGCCTACGAGCGCGAGCGCAGCGACATCCGCAACGCGCCCCGCACCCTCGACGTCGACCTGATCGTGGTGGGCGACCGCCGGTCCAACGAGGACTTCCTGCGCCTGCCGCACCCGCGGGCGCACGAGCGTGCCTTCGTGCTCCAGCCCTGGCACGACCTCGAGCCCGACGCGGTGTTCCCCGAGCGCGGACCGATCTCCGACCTGCTCGACGGCGTCGACGGCTCGGGCGTGAAGCGACGCGAGGACCTCTCTCTCGACTTCCAGTGACTCCTCCGGACGACGACGACCCGGACGAGGGTCCGCGCGGCTCCCTCCGGCCCACGTCGGCCCGCGCCCTCGGCGTGTGCGCCGTGGTCGGGCTCGTCGGGGGCTGGGCGGTCCACCCGGTGTCGGTCAGGCTGGTCGGCCACGCGCCGCCGCTGTCGTGGGTGCCGGGGCTGGCCCTGGTGCTGGTCGCCGGGATCATGGCGTTCCTGGCCTGGCAGACCTGGCAGACGGTGCAGGTCCGCCGGGCGCGGCTCGAGGTGCACCAGGCCGTCAACCGGCTGGTGCTCGCCCGCGCGTGCGCGCTGATCGGCACCCTGGTGGCGGCGGCCTACGTCGGCTACGCGGTGAGCTGGCTCGGTGACGGGTCGGCGGTCGCCGACCGCTGGATCGCCCGGGCGCTGGTGGCGGCGGCCGGCGCGGCGGGGGTGACGCTCGCCTCCCTCGCGCTGGAGCGAGCGTGTCGCACCGACGGGGGACGTCCGCAGCCCTAGGGTGGCCCCATGCCTTCCCAGCAGCCCCAGCAGTCACAGGCGTCGCGCACGCCCGCTCGCCGCCGCCAGCGCAGCACGCGCCTGGCCGTGGCCGTCGCCCTCCTCGTGGCCGGCGCTGCCCTCGTCGTCGCCGCCCTCGCGTCCGCCTCCGGCGTGCTGACCGCGGTCGCGGCCGTCGTCGCCGTCGTGATCGGTGCCGCGGCGACCAAGATCACCCACTCCGAGCTCGTCCAGACGCGCCACGAGGCGGCCCGCGACCGGGCCGCGCAGGCGCAGGAGTACCGCGTCCTCACCGAGCGCCGCACGGCCGAGTCGATCGCGTTCGCCGATGACATGAAGCGCAAGATCGCCGACCGCGAGCACGCCATCGACGTGCTCGAGCAGGCGCTGTCGTCGGCGCAGAAGAACGCCGCCGAGCAGACCCTCAAGCGCGGCCAGGAGGCCCGCCGCGCCGACCAGGCCGAGCGCCAGCGCGACGACGCCCAGCGCTTCCGCGACGACGCCGACGAGCGCGCCGCCGAGGCGATCGTCCGCGTCGCCGAGCTCGAGGCCGAGCTCGACGTGCTGCGCGCCGAGGTCGACTCGCTGCGCGCCGCCGCGGCGCGCCGCGCGCACCGCAGCGCCTGACGCCTGCCACCCGCGCACCCTGAGCGGTGCGTGAGGAGGCTTTCGCGCCGCTCACATCCCCCTCACCCACCGCCCCGGTCGTACGCCGCCGGCCAGCGGTGAGTGAGGGGGATTTCGCGTCTCGGGAATCCCCCTCACGCACCGCTCGGGCGGCGGGCCGGGGCGATGCGGAAGGATGGGGGCGTGATCCCCGAGGACAACAGGTTCGAGAGCGACCCCACCGACGCCCTCCCGGAGGATCCCGGACTGCCGGGAGGCTGGAGCGCCGAGGCCCCCGACGGGACCGACGCCGCCACCGTCGAGCGGCTCACCGCGCTGCTGCGCGGGCACGAGCGCGCCGGCCGCGGATGGGCCGGCTCGGGCGAGGAGGAGGTCCTCGTCGAGGTCTCCGAGCACGGCCTGGCGATGCGCGAGAACCTGGTCGTCCGCGACCCCGACGGCGTGATCCGGGCCTGGGGGAGCGTGCACGACCGCGCCGAGGGGCGGATGCTCTTCGTCCACATCGTCGACCGCGAGGTCGACGAGCGGCTGGCCGACCGGTGCAGCGACGTGCTGTTCGAGTGGGCCGAGGCCCAGGCCCGGTCCGTCGGCGCGGCCCGCGGCCTGGCCGTGCAGCAGATCGACACGGGCGCCTTCGCCGACGACGAGCGGCAGCACGCCTGGCTGGCCGACGCCGGCTTCGACCGGGTCCGCACCTGGTGGCAGATGAGCCGCTCGGTGGAGGCCGCCGAGGCCGAGCTGGTGCCCGACCCGGCGCGCTGGGAGCGGCAGGGCGTGGTGTTCCGGCTGGTCGGACGCTCCGAGGACGGGATGCCCGACGTCGCCGACCTGCGCGCGGTGCACGAGGTGCTCGAGGGTGCCTTCACCGACCACTTCAACTCCGCGGAGGAGACCTTCCAGGAGTTCATCCACCGCCTCCGCGAGGACCCCGGCCACCGCTGGGACCACTGGTGGCTCGCCGAGATCGTCGACGGCGACGGCGACCCCGAGCCGGCCGGCGCGCTCGTCGGCACGGTCAGCGAGTCCGCCACCGGCCCCGACGGGTCGTACGTCTCCTACCTCGGCGTCCTCGCGTCCGCGCGCGGGCGCGGCGTGGCGACGGGACTGCTGCGCACCATCGTCGCCGACGCCGCCGCGCGCGGCCGCGACCGCGTGGGCCTCGAGGTGGACGCCGACTCACCGACCGGCGCCGACGGGCTCTACACCTCGATGGGCTGGGGCACCAAGTACGTCACGGAGTCCTGGCACCGCGACGTGACCGTGGCCCCATGAGCGGGCGTCGCCGCTAGCGCAGGGACTCCCGCAGCGCGCGGTGCACGCCGCCGGGGGTGAGGACGCCGACGAACTGCGCCCCGCGGCGCACGCCGATCATCGGCCGGTCGTCGCGCAGCATCGCCGTCAGCGCCTCCTCGAGGGAGGAGTCGAGGTCGATGGCGGCCCCCAGGTCACCGGTCGCGACGCCGTCGAGCGGCTCGAGGTGCTCCTCGCGCAGGCGGGTGACGGTGAGCGTGCGCAGCCCGCCGGCGCCGACGAAGTCGGCCACCTGCTCGTCGGCGGGATGGGCCAGCAGCTCGGCGGGCGTGGCGTACTGCAGGAGCCGGCCGCCGGTGGCGAAGACCGCGACGCGGTCGCCCATCCGGATCGCCTCGTCGATGTCGTGGGTCACGAGCACCACGGTCTTGTCGAGCTCGTCCTGGAGCCGGCGGAACTCGTCCTGCAGGCGCCCGCGCACGATCGGGTCGACGGCGCCGAACGGCTCGTCCATCAGCAGCACGGGCGGGTTCGCGGCGAGCGCGCGGGCGACGCCGACGCGCTGGCGCTGGCCGCCGGAGAGCTCGTGGGGGTACTTGCGGGAGTACTGCGCGGGCTCGAGGCCGACGGTCGCGAGCAGCTCGTGGGCGCGCTCGCGGGCGGTCCGCCGTGACTCGCCGTAGAGCAGCGGCACCGTCATGACGTTCTGCTCGATGCGCTGGTGGGGGAACAGGCCGATCTGCTGGATGACGTAGCCGATGCCGCGGCGCAGCTCCACCGGGTCGGCGTCGGTGACGTCCTGGCCGTCGAGCCAGATCCGGCCGGCGGTCGGCTCGATCAGCCGGTTGATCATCTTCAACGTCGTCGACTTGCCACAGCCCGACGGACCGACGAGGCAGACCATCTCGCCCCGACCGACGTCGAGGTCGAGCTCGTGGACGGCCACGGTCCCGTCCGGATAGGTCTTGCCCACGCCCTCGAGCCGGATCATCGGTTCGCCGCTCCGTGTAGCGTCCATGCGGTGACCTTACTGGGGGTGGCCGACGACCCGAGCTGCTACAGCCGCCTCGTCAACGACTGGATCTGCGCGGACTACGTCGCCGACCGGCGCTCCGAGATCGTCGACGCGACCCTCCAGCACCTCGGGATCACGGTCGTGTCGGTGCTCCTCGGGCTGGTCATCGCCTTCCCCCTCGCGCTGCTCGCGCGGCGGCTGCCGCGCCTGGAGTCGACCGTCCTGGCGATCACGACCGGCATCTACACCGTCCCCTCGCTCGCGCTGTTCCCGCTGCTGGTGCCGTTCACCGGGCTGACCGCCACGACGGTCGTCATCGGGCTGGCGCTCTACGCCCTCACGATCCTGGTCCGCAGCCTGCTGGAGGGCCTGCGCGCGGTGCCCGCCGACGTGCGGGAGTCGGCCACCGGCCTCGGCTACGGCCGCGGCGGCCTGCTGCTCAAGGTCGAGCTGCCGCTCGCGCTGCCCGTCGTGATGGCCGGGCTCCGGGTCGCGACGGTGTCGACGGTCGCGCTGACGACGGTCGGCTCGCTGGTGGCCTACGGCGGGCTCGGCAACCTGATCAAGGACGGCGTGCTCACCAACTTCCGCGCCGAGCTGTTCACCGCCTCGGTGCTGTGCGTGGTCCTGGCGGTGCTCCTCGACGTGGTCCTGGTGCTGGCGCAGCGAGCGCTGACGCCGTGGACGAGGGGAGCGCGCGCATGAGGGTCTTCAGCGACATGTGGGCATACCTCTCCGACGGCGCGAGCTGGTCGGGGAGCGACGGGATCGCCGCGCTGCTCGGCCAGCAGCTGCTGCTGACCGTGACCGCCCTGCTGATGGCGATGGTCGTCGGGCTGCCGCTCGCGCTGTGGCTCGGTCACCTCGGGCGGGGCGGGTTCCTCGCCATCAACATCTCCAACGTGGGCCGGGCGATCCCGACCTTCGCGCTCCTCGGTCTCCTGGTCGTGGCGCCGTGGCCGGGCACCGACGGCCTGGGCCCGTACGGCCGCGCCGGGCTCGCCACCCTGATCGCGCTCACGCTCTTCGCCCTGCCGCCGATCATCACCAACGCCTACGTCGCCATGCGCGAGGTCCCGGCCGAGGTGCGCGAGGCCGCCCGGGGGATGGGCATGACGGGGACCCAGCGGTTCTGGCGCGTCGAGCTGCCGCTCGGCCTGCCGCTGGTCGTGTCCGGCCTTCGGCTGGCGCTGGTGCAGGTGTGGGCGACCGCGACCATCGCCGCGCTCGTCGCCGGCCCGGGGCTGGGCCAGGTGATCACCGACGGGTTCTTCCGCTCCAACTACGGCAAGGGCATCGCCGGCGCCCTCGTGGTGGCCGTGGTCGCATTGGTGCTCGAGCTGCTCGCCGCGCTCGTCCAGCGCGCCGCGGACCCCACCCGCAGGGGTGCGCCGCCCCGTGGTCGGAAGGACGCGCTGTCGGTGAACCCGGCTACCGTGGACCAGCCCGCCGAATCCGTCGGCTGACGACCCACCTCCGGACACGCGCAGCGACGCTGCGGGACACAGAAGGATCACCATGCACCTGGTTCGTTCGCTCGCCGCGGTCCTCGCGGCCAGCGCCCTCACGCTCACCGGCTGTGCCGGCGACGACCTGTCCAGCGACACCGACTCCGGCTCCGACGCGACCTCCGGCTCCGCCGACAAGGGCTCGCTGACCATCGCCGGTCAGAACTTCCCCGAGGCCACCCTCGTCGCGTCGATGTACGAGCAGCTGCTCGAGGACGCCGGCTACACCGTCGAGACCAAGCTCGTCGACTCGCGCGACGCCTACATGCCGACCTTCCCCGGCGACGTCGACATCGTCCCGGAGTACGTCGGCGGCATCGTCAACTTCCTCAACACCCAGGCCAACGGCGACCAGGCCGAGCCGTTCGAGGCCGGTGACGGCCAGCAGCTCGCCGACGACGGAGCCAGCCTCCTCGAGGACGCCGGGATCGAGCTCCTCGACATCTCGCCGGCCACCGACACCAATGCCTTCTTCGTCACCCAGGAGTACTCCGAGTCCGAGGGCGTCACCACGCTCTCCGACCTCGAGGGCACGAGCGTCGTGCTCGCCGCGGCGCCCGACTGCGAGGGTCGCCTCGACTGCGAGGGCGGCCTGTCCGACCAGTACGGCATCGACGTCACCAAGGTGCTGGAGCTCGGCTACGCCTCCGACCAGACCTACCAGTCGGTGCTCAGCGGCGAGTCCCAGCTCGGTGAGACCTCCACCACCGACGGCACCCTGGAGTCGCAGGGCCTCGTCGTCCTCGAGGACGACAAGGAGATCCAGCCCGCCCAGAACCTGGTGCCGGCCGTCTCCGCCGAGTTCCTCGCCGACCACCCCGACGTGGCCGACATCCTCAACCCGCTGATGGCCGCGCTCACCACCGAGAACCTCACCGAGATGAACGGCCAGATGGCCGTCGACCGTGCCAAGCCCGAGGACGTCGCCAACGACTTCCTCACCTCGGAGGGCCTGCTCGGCTGATCGTCAGACCTCGTGGTCCCGGAGTGCCAAGGCCTCCGGGGCCACGGTCGTCTCGTCGAGGACCGACGGCGGGATCGAGAGCCGCCAGGCGCCGGTCGCGATGTCCTGGGCCCGGGGGGCCGGCCCGTCGAGCGTCGCGACCCACCCCATCAGCGCCGTGACGTCGGCGCGGCGGTCCTGCTCGACCAGCCAGCCGGCGAGGCGGTGCACCGGCGGCAGCCCGCTGTGCACGAGCGAGCGGCGGCCCCACAGCTCCAGCACGCCGGAGCGCAGCAGCCGCCACCAGTCGGGCGTGCACCCGGGCACGAGCAGGAAGTAGCGCCACAGGTCGCCGGCCAGCACCCGGTCGCGGAAGACCCGCTCCACCTCGGCGTCGCCGTGCGCCTGCACCGACGACAGCGCCATCCGCTTGGTCTCCCACCGGTCGGTGAGGTCGGCCACCGACGACGCGCGGGTCTGGGTGATCGACCCGGCGCGGATCCGCCAGTGGTAGACGACCTCCTCGAGCACGTCGAAGGTGCCGTCGAGGAAGGCGCGGGTGGTCGTCGGCTGGTCCTCGTAGCGCACCCCCTCCGGCCAGGTCAGCCCCGCGGCGTCCCAGGCCGACCGGCGCCAGACCTTGTTCCACGCGAACACGTCGCCGAGGATCTCGGGCCGGTCCTCCACCCGCGCGCCCCGCAGCGGGCGGTGCAGGCGCCGCATCCACGGCGGCTCGGTGAGCGCGCCGTGCTCCCAGCGCACGACCGACCCGGTCGCGAGGTCGGAGCCCGACTCCTGCAGCGACCCGACCAGGTCGGCGTACGCGGTGCGGGGCAGCACGTCGTCGGAGTCGAGGAAGGCGACGTAGTCGCCGCGCACGTGGGCGACGCCGGTGTTGCGGGCCGCCCCGAGTCCCGCGTTGGCCTGGTGCACCACCGTGATCCGGTGGTCGCGGGCCGCCCAGGCCTCGGCCAGGTCGCCGGAGCGGTCGGTCGAGCCGTCGTCGACGATGACCGCCTGCCAGCGGGTGTGGGTCTGCGCGAGCAGCGAGCGCACGCAGTCGTCGAGGTAGTCCTCGACCCCCCACGCAGGGATCACCACCCCGAGCAGCGGGGCCCGGGAGAACAGCCGCTTCATGACCGACGACCCTAGGGGACCGCCGCGGGCACCGGGCGCCGGGCGTGGCGCCGGTAGGCTGCCCGCCGTGACCGAGCAGCCCAGAGCGATCGACGAGATGAACCCCGACGGAGTGTCCCGCAAGGTCCTCTTCGTCGCCGGCGCCGGACGCAGCGGCACCAGCACGCTGGCGGGCATCGTGTCCAAGCTGGGCATGCACGTGCCGCTGCCGGAGGTCCCGCCGGACGACTCCAACCCGCGCGGCTTCAGCGAGCCGCAGTGGGTCGTGGACGTCCACGACGAGTGGCTCGCCGAGGCGCTGGTCCAGGTCAGCGACGCACGCCCGAACGCGTGGTTCGACACCGGCCGCATCTGCAGCCGCGAGCCCGCGCGGATCCGGGTCAGCGAGTGGCTCGAGCCGCACTTCGCCGAGCACCCCGAGCTGGTCGTGAAGGACCCGCGGCTGAGCTGGTTCCTCGGCCTGTGGCGGGTCGCCGCGATCCGGACCGGCGCCACGCCGGTCTTCGCCACCATGCTGCGGCCGCCGGCCGAGGTGGTCGGGTCGAAGCAGAAGTACTACGCCAACAAGCTCGGCTCGGCCCACCTCGCGGCGAGCTGGGTCAACATGCTGCTCCACACCGAGCGCGCCACGCGGCCCGCCGAGGGCGACGGCGGCCGCGTCTTCGTGCGCTACGAGGACCTGCTGAGCGACTGGGTGCGGACGGTGACCGGGCTCGGCCACGCGCTGGACCTGCAGACGATCATCCACACCCGCAGCGACCAGATCCGCGAGGTGCACCGCTTCATCGACCCGACGCTGCGGCGGGTGACCTCGACGCTCGACGACCTCGGGCTGCCGCGACGCCTCCACGAGCTGACCGCGACCACGTGGGACGAGCTC
Above is a genomic segment from Nocardioides okcheonensis containing:
- a CDS encoding DUF3180 domain-containing protein, with amino-acid sequence MTPPDDDDPDEGPRGSLRPTSARALGVCAVVGLVGGWAVHPVSVRLVGHAPPLSWVPGLALVLVAGIMAFLAWQTWQTVQVRRARLEVHQAVNRLVLARACALIGTLVAAAYVGYAVSWLGDGSAVADRWIARALVAAAGAAGVTLASLALERACRTDGGRPQP
- a CDS encoding glycosyltransferase family 2 protein, with the translated sequence MKRLFSRAPLLGVVIPAWGVEDYLDDCVRSLLAQTHTRWQAVIVDDGSTDRSGDLAEAWAARDHRITVVHQANAGLGAARNTGVAHVRGDYVAFLDSDDVLPRTAYADLVGSLQESGSDLATGSVVRWEHGALTEPPWMRRLHRPLRGARVEDRPEILGDVFAWNKVWRRSAWDAAGLTWPEGVRYEDQPTTTRAFLDGTFDVLEEVVYHWRIRAGSITQTRASSVADLTDRWETKRMALSSVQAHGDAEVERVFRDRVLAGDLWRYFLLVPGCTPDWWRLLRSGVLELWGRRSLVHSGLPPVHRLAGWLVEQDRRADVTALMGWVATLDGPAPRAQDIATGAWRLSIPPSVLDETTVAPEALALRDHEV
- a CDS encoding ABC transporter permease, translated to MTLLGVADDPSCYSRLVNDWICADYVADRRSEIVDATLQHLGITVVSVLLGLVIAFPLALLARRLPRLESTVLAITTGIYTVPSLALFPLLVPFTGLTATTVVIGLALYALTILVRSLLEGLRAVPADVRESATGLGYGRGGLLLKVELPLALPVVMAGLRVATVSTVALTTVGSLVAYGGLGNLIKDGVLTNFRAELFTASVLCVVLAVLLDVVLVLAQRALTPWTRGARA
- a CDS encoding GNAT family N-acetyltransferase, whose protein sequence is MIPEDNRFESDPTDALPEDPGLPGGWSAEAPDGTDAATVERLTALLRGHERAGRGWAGSGEEEVLVEVSEHGLAMRENLVVRDPDGVIRAWGSVHDRAEGRMLFVHIVDREVDERLADRCSDVLFEWAEAQARSVGAARGLAVQQIDTGAFADDERQHAWLADAGFDRVRTWWQMSRSVEAAEAELVPDPARWERQGVVFRLVGRSEDGMPDVADLRAVHEVLEGAFTDHFNSAEETFQEFIHRLREDPGHRWDHWWLAEIVDGDGDPEPAGALVGTVSESATGPDGSYVSYLGVLASARGRGVATGLLRTIVADAAARGRDRVGLEVDADSPTGADGLYTSMGWGTKYVTESWHRDVTVAP
- the folB gene encoding dihydroneopterin aldolase, with the protein product MTDELAVSGIECFAHHGVFDFEKREGQVFVVDLVLGMDTRAAAASDDLADTVNYGSLTTDVKAAVERDPVDLIETVAQRIADVCLLDSRVEWARVTLHKPDAPIDATYSDVALTITRTRGSS
- a CDS encoding sulfotransferase family protein; translation: MTEQPRAIDEMNPDGVSRKVLFVAGAGRSGTSTLAGIVSKLGMHVPLPEVPPDDSNPRGFSEPQWVVDVHDEWLAEALVQVSDARPNAWFDTGRICSREPARIRVSEWLEPHFAEHPELVVKDPRLSWFLGLWRVAAIRTGATPVFATMLRPPAEVVGSKQKYYANKLGSAHLAASWVNMLLHTERATRPAEGDGGRVFVRYEDLLSDWVRTVTGLGHALDLQTIIHTRSDQIREVHRFIDPTLRRVTSTLDDLGLPRRLHELTATTWDELNKLADEGGDTPAAHATFDQLRDEYVDLYDEAAAISRSSAVHARLQGRRQASAEAAAEAPSRSLADRVPHDVRAAIPPGVRRGVRKALGRERDAAGTGNEQ
- a CDS encoding ABC transporter substrate-binding protein, whose amino-acid sequence is MHLVRSLAAVLAASALTLTGCAGDDLSSDTDSGSDATSGSADKGSLTIAGQNFPEATLVASMYEQLLEDAGYTVETKLVDSRDAYMPTFPGDVDIVPEYVGGIVNFLNTQANGDQAEPFEAGDGQQLADDGASLLEDAGIELLDISPATDTNAFFVTQEYSESEGVTTLSDLEGTSVVLAAAPDCEGRLDCEGGLSDQYGIDVTKVLELGYASDQTYQSVLSGESQLGETSTTDGTLESQGLVVLEDDKEIQPAQNLVPAVSAEFLADHPDVADILNPLMAALTTENLTEMNGQMAVDRAKPEDVANDFLTSEGLLG
- a CDS encoding ABC transporter ATP-binding protein; this encodes MDATRSGEPMIRLEGVGKTYPDGTVAVHELDLDVGRGEMVCLVGPSGCGKSTTLKMINRLIEPTAGRIWLDGQDVTDADPVELRRGIGYVIQQIGLFPHQRIEQNVMTVPLLYGESRRTARERAHELLATVGLEPAQYSRKYPHELSGGQRQRVGVARALAANPPVLLMDEPFGAVDPIVRGRLQDEFRRLQDELDKTVVLVTHDIDEAIRMGDRVAVFATGGRLLQYATPAELLAHPADEQVADFVGAGGLRTLTVTRLREEHLEPLDGVATGDLGAAIDLDSSLEEALTAMLRDDRPMIGVRRGAQFVGVLTPGGVHRALRESLR
- the folK gene encoding 2-amino-4-hydroxy-6-hydroxymethyldihydropteridine diphosphokinase → MTETPNPHIVDTDSLTGEMHPIRRVVVALGSNLGERLSSLQGAVDALADTPDFFVTGVSPVYETEPVDSPEDAGPYLNAVVLADTTLPAARLMERALAIEDAYERERSDIRNAPRTLDVDLIVVGDRRSNEDFLRLPHPRAHERAFVLQPWHDLEPDAVFPERGPISDLLDGVDGSGVKRREDLSLDFQ
- a CDS encoding ABC transporter permease, with the translated sequence MRVFSDMWAYLSDGASWSGSDGIAALLGQQLLLTVTALLMAMVVGLPLALWLGHLGRGGFLAINISNVGRAIPTFALLGLLVVAPWPGTDGLGPYGRAGLATLIALTLFALPPIITNAYVAMREVPAEVREAARGMGMTGTQRFWRVELPLGLPLVVSGLRLALVQVWATATIAALVAGPGLGQVITDGFFRSNYGKGIAGALVVAVVALVLELLAALVQRAADPTRRGAPPRGRKDALSVNPATVDQPAESVG